In Euphorbia lathyris chromosome 9, ddEupLath1.1, whole genome shotgun sequence, the following are encoded in one genomic region:
- the LOC136206919 gene encoding uncharacterized protein: MSITNQFNYLRLEQTMAGAEEAKLERFLQWLQANKVELRGCNIKYCGPNKGFGIFSANDVPDGILVVVPLDLAITPMRVLQDPLIGPECRAMFEEGEVDDRFLMVLFLMLERLRKKSSWKPYLDMLPSTFGNPLWFTDEELLELKGTTLYRATEMQKKKLLSLYNDKVKGLVKKLLNLDGESESEVLFEDFLWANSVFWSRALNIPFPRAYVFPQVQEVQGSQFTVTDNPELSFNGDSDGGMINEKDETKLKVRAIDTQVSGEVSASVPGETVWVEGLVPGIDFCNHDLKAAATWEVDGTGSVTGVPVSMFLLSAEQTPFQIEKEISISYGNKGNEELLYLYGFVIDNNTDDYLMVHYPAEAIQNVPFSDSKLQLLEAQKAEMRCLLPKSLLDHGFFPVDTSKSDSNEKCQNDKICNFSWSGQRKNPSYISKLVFPEDFLTTLRTLAMQEAELYEVSSLLEELVGTEGERQPTDSEVRAAIWEACGDSGALQLLVDLLQMKMVDLEEGSGPESCDSELLANAQFVESPENDGRNRRACVVYRRGQKELTRLFLKEAEHALQLSLSEGN; the protein is encoded by the exons ATGTCAATCACGAATCAGTTCAACTATCTCAGATTGGAGCAGACAATGGCAGGTGCAGAAGAAGCAAAACTCGAAAGATTCCTCCAGTGGCTTCAG GCGAATAAGGTTGAGCTACGAGGTTGCAACATCAAATATTGCGGTCCAAATAAAGGTTTTGGCATTTTTTCTGCAAATGATGTCCCTGATG GAATCCTGGTTGTTGTTCCGTTGGATTTGGCAATAACTCCAATGAGAGTATTGCAAGATCCTCTTATTGGACCTGAATGTAGAGCTATGTTTGAAGAAGGAGAAGTGGATGACAGGTTCTTGATGGTTTTGTTTCTAATGTTGGAGCGACTTAGAAAGAAGTCTTCTTGGAAACC GTACCTTGACATGCTTCCTTCCACTTTTGGAAATCCACTTTGGTTTACTGATGAAGAGCTATTAGAGCTGAAGGGAACAACTTTATATCGAGCAACTGAGATGCAG AAGAAAAAGTTGCTCTCTCTATACAACGACAAAGTAAAGGGTTTGGTGAAGAAACTTCTAAATCTAGATGGGGAGTCAGAAAG TGAAGTTCTTTTTGAGGATTTCCTTTG GGCAAATTCTGTATTTTGGAGTCGTGCGCTGAACATTCCCTTTCCACGTGCTTATGTATTTCCCCAAGTTCAAGAGGTTCAAGGCAGTCAATTTACTGTTACTGACAACCCTGAGCTATCCTTCAATGGTGATTCTGATGGAGGCATGATTAATGAAAAGGATGAAACAA AATTAAAGGTTCGTGCAATTGACACTCAAGTCAGTGGAGAGGTTTCTGCTTCAGTTCCAGGAGAGACAGTTTGGGTAGAGGGTCTTGTTCCTGGCATCGATTTTTGCAACCATG ATTTGAAGGCAGCAGCGACATGGGAGGTTGATGGGACTGGCTCAGTGACTGGAGTTCCGGTCTCCATGTTCCTTCTTTCTG CTGAACAAACTCCCTTCCAAATTGAGAAAGAGATTTCCATTAGTTATGGTAACAAAGGCAATGAG GAGTTACTGTATCTATACGGATTTGTGATTGACAATAATACAGATGACTATCTCATG GTTCATTATCCTGCAGAAGCAATTCAAAATGTTCCCTTTTCAGACTCTAAACTGCAGCTTCTAGAAGCACAG AAAGCTGAAATGCGGTGTCTTTTACCAAAAAGCTTACTAGATCATGGGTTTTTCCCAGTAGACACCTCAAAAAGTGACAGCAATGAGAAGTGCCAGAACGATAAAATTTGCAACTTCAGTTGGAGTGGTCAGCGCAAGAACCCCTCTTACATAAGTAAACTAGTCTTTCCTGAGGACTTTTTAACTACATTGCGGACGTTAGCCATGCAGGAAGCTGAACTGTATGAGGTTTCCTCATTGCTCGAAGAG CTTGTTGGAACTGAAGGGGAGAGACAACCAactgattcagaagttagagcAGCAATATGGGAGGCATGTGGGGATTCTGGAGCTTTGCAGTTGCTTGTTGATCTACTTCAAATGAA GATGGTGGATCTTGAAGAGGGTTCTGGACCAGAGAGCTGTGATTCTGAACTTCTGGCAAATGCCCAGTTTGTTGAAAGCCCAGAAAACGATGGGAG AAACAGGAGGGCTTGTGTGGTGTACAGAAGGGGGCAGAAGGAACTCACCAGATTATTTCTCAAGGAAGCAGAGCATGCCTTGCAATTATCCTTGAGTGAAGGAAATTGA